The following are from one region of the Ruficoccus sp. ZRK36 genome:
- the sugE gene encoding quaternary ammonium compound efflux SMR transporter SugE yields MHWLILIVAGLLEIGWAVGLKYTEGFSRLWPTVGTVLAMVLSIFLLGVAMRALPMGVAYAVWVGIGIVGTTVIGMLFLGEPAHVIKVVCVLLIIVGIAGLKMSTTAS; encoded by the coding sequence ATGCATTGGTTAATTCTGATTGTCGCTGGCCTGCTGGAAATCGGCTGGGCCGTTGGTCTCAAATACACGGAAGGGTTTTCCCGCCTGTGGCCTACCGTCGGAACGGTACTGGCCATGGTCCTGAGCATATTCCTGCTCGGTGTCGCGATGCGCGCGCTCCCCATGGGCGTCGCCTATGCGGTATGGGTCGGGATCGGCATCGTGGGTACGACGGTGATCGGCATGCTCTTTTTAGGAGAGCCTGCCCATGTCATCAAAGTCGTCTGCGTCCTGCTGATCATCGTCGGGATTGCCGGGCTTAAGATGAGCACGACTGCGAGCTGA
- a CDS encoding heme ABC transporter ATP-binding protein, which yields MLEARQLTFSYGKHAVLDGVSLSLQPGKLVALLGTNGAGKSTLLKILTGELTPSKGEILLENKALHDWHTRDLAQVRAVLPQEPRLAFNFTVRDVVLMGRTPHVQRGETLRDREICQLALRRVDLQDFENRYYLELSGGERQRVHLARVLAQIWEPQEQCPRYLLMDEPVAGLDLAHQHGTLRIARELAAEGVGVLAILHDINLALSYADETVLISGGAVAADGPTSEVLTEARVEDVFNVQAVLHTDKNGAPFMQTLPRA from the coding sequence ATGCTCGAAGCCCGCCAACTGACCTTTTCCTACGGTAAGCACGCTGTGCTCGACGGCGTATCGCTCAGCCTCCAGCCGGGTAAGCTCGTGGCCCTGCTCGGCACCAATGGCGCCGGTAAATCCACGCTTTTGAAAATCCTCACCGGTGAGCTCACCCCCAGCAAGGGCGAGATTTTACTGGAAAATAAAGCCCTCCACGACTGGCACACGCGCGACCTCGCCCAGGTGCGCGCCGTCCTCCCTCAAGAGCCACGGCTGGCCTTTAACTTTACCGTCCGCGACGTCGTGCTCATGGGCCGCACGCCCCACGTCCAGCGTGGCGAGACTCTCCGGGACCGCGAGATCTGCCAGCTGGCCCTGCGCCGCGTCGATCTGCAGGATTTTGAAAACCGCTACTACCTCGAACTTTCGGGCGGCGAGCGCCAGCGCGTCCATCTGGCACGCGTTCTGGCCCAGATCTGGGAGCCCCAGGAGCAGTGCCCGCGCTATCTGCTGATGGATGAGCCCGTGGCTGGTCTCGACCTCGCCCACCAGCATGGCACCTTGCGCATCGCCCGTGAGCTGGCCGCCGAGGGTGTGGGGGTGCTTGCCATCCTGCACGACATCAACCTCGCCCTCAGCTATGCCGACGAGACCGTGCTCATCAGTGGCGGGGCTGTAGCGGCGGACGGACCGACCTCCGAAGTCCTGACCGAGGCACGCGTCGAGGATGTGTTTAACGTCCAGGCAGTGCTCCATACCGATAAAAACGGTGCCCCCTTTATGCAGACGCTGCCCCGCGCCTAA
- a CDS encoding iron ABC transporter permease produces MNPARSHSAKIVLLALMGVFTIAICLYSLNTGPVEFSSGETAQVLAYRLGLTSEQPAVLTDTVVWDLRLPRIVLGLAVGAGISLAGAAMQGLFRNPLADPGIIGVSSGAATGGVLAILFGGIIAGASAHLVQYMLPIFAMAGGVGVTFLIYRLSSIGGRTHIATMLLTGIAINAISGALIGYVVTRFADDTQIRTITFWTLGSLAGANWQSALLVAGLTLAGGAWVLSQWRALNAFLLGEAEAFQLGVNVQLVKRGLIFVTAAMVGITVAACGVIGFVGLVVPHMIRISLGPDHRWLLPGSAILGGAVLVGADLGARTLVAPAELQIGILTALIGGPFFLGLLLSAKRKLSI; encoded by the coding sequence ATGAATCCCGCCCGTTCCCATTCCGCTAAAATTGTCCTGCTCGCCCTCATGGGGGTGTTCACGATTGCGATCTGTCTATACAGCCTGAACACCGGCCCGGTTGAGTTTTCCTCCGGAGAGACGGCCCAGGTACTGGCCTACCGACTCGGCCTCACCTCAGAGCAGCCTGCCGTGCTCACAGATACCGTCGTCTGGGACCTGCGCCTGCCGCGCATCGTGCTCGGGCTGGCTGTCGGGGCAGGCATTTCTCTCGCCGGAGCGGCCATGCAGGGCCTGTTTCGTAATCCCCTCGCCGACCCTGGCATCATCGGTGTCTCCAGCGGGGCGGCAACCGGCGGCGTGCTGGCTATCTTGTTTGGGGGCATCATCGCCGGAGCCTCTGCCCACCTCGTCCAGTATATGCTGCCCATTTTCGCGATGGCCGGGGGCGTTGGCGTGACCTTTCTCATTTACCGACTCTCCAGCATCGGTGGCCGCACCCATATCGCCACCATGCTGCTGACAGGCATCGCCATCAACGCCATCTCTGGAGCCCTCATCGGCTACGTGGTGACGCGCTTCGCCGACGACACCCAGATCCGCACCATCACATTCTGGACTCTTGGCAGCCTGGCGGGTGCGAACTGGCAGAGCGCCCTGCTCGTAGCGGGGCTGACCCTGGCCGGGGGCGCGTGGGTCCTCAGCCAATGGCGTGCCCTCAACGCCTTTCTCCTCGGCGAGGCCGAGGCCTTCCAGCTCGGCGTCAACGTCCAGCTCGTCAAGCGGGGCCTGATCTTCGTCACCGCGGCAATGGTGGGCATCACCGTGGCCGCCTGCGGGGTCATCGGCTTTGTGGGGCTGGTTGTCCCGCATATGATCCGGATCAGCCTCGGTCCCGACCACCGCTGGCTGCTGCCCGGATCGGCCATCCTCGGCGGTGCCGTCCTCGTCGGAGCGGACCTCGGCGCACGTACACTTGTCGCCCCTGCCGAGCTGCAGATCGGCATCCTCACCGCCCTGATCGGTGGCCCGTTCTTCCTCGGGCTGCTCCTGTCCGCCAAACGCAAGCTCTCTATCTAG
- a CDS encoding ABC transporter substrate-binding protein, which translates to MKNHNQTFFAYAGVLAALLITPMLQANETAAPAVCPITGKTGPMPKNHPQVDTAKAPESESTRIISIGGAPTEIVYALGKGDEVVAVDLSSTYPPAATRLPKVGYIRQISPEGVLSLNPDIIVTSEALGPPAAKAALKRVNVPVVWCPDPTSPDALYTSLEIVGQALGEEEKAAELTASIQEKLTDVEMASSQWPQKPRIVFFMQSPTPTRAGKVAGKGTRADELIKLAGGVNAASDVNGYQPFALEALIASRPDVILLGTSVGHGSGPGDAKVLLGMPQLSQIPAIKSGRVETVPMEDLSFGPRLGEVTSSWSELIAPAPADS; encoded by the coding sequence GTGAAAAACCATAATCAGACCTTCTTCGCATACGCAGGCGTCCTCGCGGCCCTGCTTATCACGCCCATGCTTCAGGCAAACGAAACGGCCGCGCCCGCCGTTTGCCCCATTACCGGTAAAACCGGCCCGATGCCGAAAAACCACCCGCAAGTGGACACCGCCAAGGCCCCGGAGAGCGAGAGCACCCGCATCATCAGCATCGGTGGCGCACCGACGGAGATCGTTTACGCGCTGGGCAAGGGTGACGAAGTCGTCGCCGTCGACCTCTCCAGCACCTACCCTCCCGCGGCGACCCGCCTGCCCAAGGTCGGCTACATTCGCCAAATTTCGCCCGAGGGCGTCCTTTCGCTGAACCCCGACATCATCGTGACCAGTGAGGCCCTCGGCCCGCCAGCCGCCAAGGCCGCACTGAAGCGCGTTAACGTACCGGTCGTCTGGTGCCCGGACCCCACCAGCCCCGACGCCCTCTACACCTCGCTGGAAATCGTCGGCCAGGCCCTCGGCGAAGAGGAGAAGGCTGCCGAGCTGACCGCCTCCATCCAGGAGAAGCTGACAGACGTCGAGATGGCGTCCTCCCAGTGGCCGCAAAAGCCGCGCATCGTCTTTTTCATGCAGTCGCCCACCCCCACCCGCGCCGGTAAAGTCGCTGGTAAGGGAACCCGCGCCGATGAGCTGATTAAGCTGGCCGGGGGCGTCAATGCCGCCTCCGACGTCAACGGCTACCAGCCTTTCGCACTGGAGGCCCTCATCGCCTCCCGCCCGGATGTGATCCTGCTGGGTACGAGCGTAGGGCACGGCTCAGGCCCTGGTGACGCCAAGGTCCTGCTCGGGATGCCGCAGCTCAGCCAGATTCCCGCCATCAAAAGTGGTCGTGTGGAGACCGTACCGATGGAGGACTTGAGCTTCGGTCCCCGCCTCGGCGAGGTTACCTCCTCCTGGTCCGAGCTGATCGCTCCGGCTCCAGCCGACAGCTAA
- a CDS encoding ChuX/HutX family heme-like substrate-binding protein, translating into MVNATIKEATSPQELKARWDELLSANPKLRIRNAADELGVSEAELLATQCGGTVTRLAVSDWEPFMQAWKGLGRVMVLTRNENCVHEKTGEYEEIHPLVHGGKVGLTTGKDIDLRLFMGGWKHAFAVEDLSIPGGHSRSLQIFDPTGTAIHKIYVKSDQGIEPFQKLVEQFRAEDQALGFTAEAAEPKRPEMPDEQIDKDALLNGWKNLKDTHDFFPLLMKNRAGRQQALRLAEGVFTQKVDNSSARKVLDLASEQGTSIMVFVGNDHCIQIHTGPVKKVMEYQDWYNVMDPGFNLHLKESGIDACWIVRKPTADGDVTSLEVFDKDGEVIVQFFGERKPGSPELESWRDLVKAI; encoded by the coding sequence ATGGTAAACGCAACGATCAAAGAAGCTACTTCTCCGCAGGAACTCAAAGCCCGCTGGGATGAACTCCTGAGCGCTAATCCCAAGCTGCGTATCCGCAATGCCGCCGATGAACTCGGCGTGAGCGAGGCCGAGCTGCTGGCCACACAGTGCGGGGGTACGGTGACCCGTCTGGCCGTCTCCGACTGGGAACCTTTTATGCAGGCCTGGAAGGGTCTGGGGCGGGTCATGGTGCTGACGCGTAATGAAAACTGCGTCCACGAAAAGACCGGTGAGTACGAGGAGATCCACCCGCTGGTACACGGTGGCAAGGTCGGCCTGACCACGGGCAAGGATATCGACCTGCGCCTGTTCATGGGTGGCTGGAAGCACGCCTTTGCGGTGGAAGATCTTTCCATCCCCGGTGGCCACAGCCGCTCGCTTCAGATCTTTGACCCGACGGGTACCGCCATTCACAAGATCTACGTCAAGAGCGATCAGGGGATCGAGCCTTTCCAAAAGCTCGTCGAGCAGTTCCGCGCTGAAGATCAGGCACTTGGCTTTACCGCCGAGGCCGCCGAGCCGAAGCGCCCGGAAATGCCGGATGAGCAGATCGACAAGGACGCGCTCCTGAACGGCTGGAAGAACCTCAAGGACACACATGACTTCTTCCCGCTGCTGATGAAGAACCGTGCTGGCCGCCAGCAGGCGCTGCGTTTGGCCGAGGGTGTCTTCACTCAGAAAGTGGACAATAGCTCCGCCCGTAAGGTGCTTGATCTGGCCAGTGAACAGGGGACATCGATCATGGTGTTTGTCGGCAATGACCACTGCATCCAGATTCACACCGGCCCGGTGAAGAAGGTGATGGAGTACCAGGATTGGTACAATGTCATGGACCCCGGCTTTAACCTGCACCTCAAGGAATCGGGGATCGATGCTTGCTGGATCGTGCGCAAGCCTACTGCTGACGGAGACGTTACGTCACTGGAAGTTTTTGACAAGGATGGCGAGGTGATCGTGCAGTTCTTTGGCGAGCGTAAGCCCGGCAGCCCTGAGCTGGAGAGCTGGCGTGACCTGGTCAAGGCCATCTAA
- a CDS encoding PEP-CTERM sorting domain-containing protein, with amino-acid sequence MKTTKLIALTAALLAPAVSHADFMAFNLPGNTETGSWTDLNPTNYPTYPSSYPGSDTWPDPITASGIDADLNITAGGSYFSSSDYIYNASASTYTISSGSPITDLSTLVLQFENAQGMDTITLSYNGGSQELAASYIGNYAGSHTYNGGGQTGSSTIDVYQWDLSSIESTITDYSITFTTNAHAILWGISLTEGDTYSAIAVPEPSTYAALAGLGVLTVVLLRRRKLSQK; translated from the coding sequence ATGAAAACTACGAAACTTATCGCTCTGACCGCCGCCCTGCTAGCGCCGGCAGTTTCACACGCCGATTTTATGGCCTTTAATCTCCCGGGGAACACCGAAACAGGCAGCTGGACGGACCTGAACCCGACTAACTATCCGACATACCCGAGTAGCTACCCTGGTAGCGACACCTGGCCGGATCCGATCACCGCCTCCGGCATCGACGCCGACCTGAACATTACTGCGGGCGGTAGCTATTTCAGCAGCTCCGACTATATCTATAACGCCTCGGCATCGACCTACACCATTAGCTCGGGTTCACCGATCACTGACCTCTCGACCCTCGTACTGCAGTTCGAGAACGCCCAGGGCATGGACACGATCACCCTGAGCTACAACGGCGGCAGCCAGGAGCTTGCTGCAAGCTACATCGGTAACTACGCCGGTAGCCATACCTACAATGGGGGCGGCCAGACCGGCAGCAGCACGATCGACGTCTACCAGTGGGATCTCTCCAGCATCGAGAGCACGATCACCGACTACTCGATCACCTTTACGACAAATGCACACGCGATCCTTTGGGGCATTAGCCTGACCGAAGGTGACACCTACTCGGCCATCGCCGTGCCCGAGCCCTCGACCTACGCCGCTCTGGCCGGTCTTGGTGTCCTCACCGTGGTTCTGCTGCGCCGCCGTAAGCTTTCCCAGAAGTAA
- a CDS encoding prepilin-type N-terminal cleavage/methylation domain-containing protein — translation MSNNTSIIRRARKGLSLVELMVAVAVIGLLSSLTFAVSTKVSEHAALTNESAVARNMVTAFLLFPQDNNGALMRGKGTEPRKNITGFDGLSLDPGEESAMRWPWKLANQMPGGAQDLFTSAHQDYYAYLRERHDAYGISLTPSLGLNMVFVGGNFRSSTLSPQAVTYASRRDREGTPTFPNDYCVTRPNIAYKPSELIVFVSTFSEYAENWEDIGYYIANAPITPDGMRWGSYNEDIPANMGFVHLRHNEKAVVAMLDGSVGLMGEDELRDMRHWSNQAARYDDANFENFSRN, via the coding sequence ATGAGTAACAATACGTCTATTATCCGCCGGGCCCGTAAGGGTCTGAGTCTGGTCGAGTTGATGGTCGCCGTCGCGGTGATCGGACTGCTCAGTAGCCTGACCTTTGCTGTCAGTACCAAAGTCAGTGAACACGCCGCGTTGACCAATGAGTCTGCTGTGGCCCGCAACATGGTGACCGCTTTCCTGCTATTTCCGCAGGATAATAATGGGGCACTGATGCGAGGTAAGGGGACCGAGCCGCGCAAGAACATTACCGGGTTCGACGGGCTGAGCCTGGATCCGGGCGAGGAGTCGGCCATGCGCTGGCCCTGGAAGCTTGCCAACCAGATGCCGGGTGGCGCCCAGGACCTGTTTACGAGCGCGCATCAGGACTACTATGCTTACCTGCGGGAGCGCCATGATGCCTACGGGATCAGCCTGACGCCTTCTCTCGGTTTGAACATGGTCTTTGTGGGCGGTAACTTCCGCAGCAGTACACTCTCGCCGCAGGCCGTGACCTATGCCAGCCGCCGTGACCGGGAGGGGACCCCGACTTTTCCCAATGACTACTGTGTCACCCGTCCGAATATTGCCTACAAGCCCAGCGAGTTGATCGTCTTCGTGTCCACCTTCAGTGAGTATGCGGAGAACTGGGAGGATATCGGCTACTATATCGCAAATGCGCCCATCACGCCGGACGGCATGCGCTGGGGCAGCTACAATGAGGATATCCCGGCGAACATGGGCTTTGTCCATCTGCGTCACAACGAAAAGGCAGTGGTCGCCATGCTTGATGGCAGTGTCGGCCTGATGGGCGAAGACGAGCTGCGCGACATGCGCCACTGGTCAAACCAGGCTGCTCGTTATGATGACGCGAATTTTGAGAATTTTAGCCGGAACTAA
- a CDS encoding glutamine synthetase beta-grasp domain-containing protein encodes MTKYKLEYIWLDGYTPVPNLRGKTRLASEAPKSVEDCPEWGFDGSSTKQAEGSSSDCVLKPVALYPDAGRNDAFIVMCEVMLPDGTPHPTNMRATIEDDENAWFGLEQEYFLFQDGRPLGWPESGYPNPQGEYYTGVGYENVGSIARAIVDEHLELCIEAGINHEGINAEVAKGQWEFQVFAKGSKKCADDIWVARYLLERLCEKYEVVVEYHCKPFQGDWNGSGMHCNFSTEYLRTVGGKEYFLKLMDAFEKNKDEHIAAYGPDNHMRLTGLHETQSIDKFSWGVADRGASIRVPHSFVKNDYKGYLEDRRPNSQGDPYRICSRVLKTIAEVPTA; translated from the coding sequence ATGACAAAATACAAGCTAGAATACATTTGGCTCGACGGCTACACGCCCGTGCCGAATCTCCGTGGTAAAACCCGCCTCGCCAGCGAAGCGCCCAAGAGCGTCGAAGATTGCCCTGAGTGGGGTTTTGACGGCAGTTCGACCAAGCAGGCCGAAGGCAGCAGCTCTGACTGCGTGCTCAAGCCTGTCGCCCTGTATCCCGATGCCGGCCGCAATGACGCCTTTATCGTGATGTGTGAGGTTATGCTCCCCGACGGCACCCCGCACCCGACCAACATGCGTGCCACGATCGAAGACGACGAAAATGCATGGTTCGGCCTCGAGCAAGAATACTTCCTCTTCCAAGACGGTCGTCCTCTGGGCTGGCCGGAATCCGGCTACCCGAACCCGCAGGGTGAATACTACACCGGCGTGGGCTACGAAAACGTTGGCAGCATCGCCCGCGCTATCGTGGACGAACACCTTGAGCTCTGCATCGAAGCTGGCATCAACCACGAAGGTATCAACGCCGAAGTGGCCAAGGGCCAGTGGGAATTCCAGGTCTTCGCCAAGGGCTCCAAGAAGTGTGCTGACGACATCTGGGTCGCCCGCTACCTGCTCGAGCGCCTCTGCGAAAAGTACGAAGTCGTCGTTGAGTACCACTGTAAGCCCTTCCAGGGCGACTGGAACGGCTCCGGCATGCACTGCAACTTCTCGACCGAATACCTCCGCACTGTCGGCGGTAAGGAGTACTTCCTCAAGCTGATGGACGCCTTCGAAAAGAACAAGGACGAGCACATCGCTGCCTACGGCCCGGACAACCACATGCGTCTGACCGGTCTGCACGAAACCCAGTCGATCGACAAGTTCTCCTGGGGTGTGGCTGACCGTGGTGCCTCCATCCGTGTCCCGCACAGCTTCGTCAAGAACGACTACAAGGGCTACCTGGAAGACCGCCGTCCGAACTCGCAGGGCGACCCCTACCGGATCTGCTCCCGCGTCCTCAAGACGATCGCGGAAGTCCCGACCGCCTAA
- a CDS encoding serine/threonine protein phosphatase — MRITYDGRVHKRYRGPMARQRYENEVRVLRYLEKKGCDYVPRLLHADPDEGDGYIVTTNCGKVVDKIASEKADALFKELEDKYGVRHEDRFPRNITYNDWTGKFNVIDFEFATILESGEGLTLEEVQEHRAGEGWERKD; from the coding sequence GTGAGAATTACATACGATGGCCGCGTCCACAAGCGCTACCGTGGCCCGATGGCCCGCCAGCGCTACGAAAACGAAGTCCGGGTGCTGCGTTACCTGGAAAAAAAGGGCTGCGACTACGTCCCGCGCCTCCTGCATGCCGACCCCGACGAGGGCGATGGCTACATCGTCACCACCAACTGCGGTAAAGTGGTGGACAAGATCGCCTCAGAAAAAGCCGACGCGCTGTTTAAAGAGCTGGAAGATAAATATGGGGTGCGCCACGAGGACCGCTTTCCGCGCAACATCACCTACAACGACTGGACGGGTAAGTTTAACGTCATCGACTTCGAGTTTGCCACTATCCTGGAAAGCGGTGAAGGGCTGACGCTGGAGGAGGTCCAGGAGCACCGTGCAGGCGAAGGATGGGAGCGTAAGGACTGA
- a CDS encoding protein phosphatase 2C domain-containing protein produces MSESTASPETLRLSWSGMTHPGRFRKNNEDAFLALTVDPQEMRLLGKDGSAPMDGCDFIFAVSDGMGGANAGEFASRVAIDRISHTLPRSFWLGAMGMRRGAGEWLDNLFTEIHAEMGKMSLVYPECRGMGATLSMCWFAPGRMTFAHVGDSRIYYMPKDGELRQISEDHTHVGWLLRTGQITESQARFHPGKSGLQQVLGGNVSNPDPQIGAVDYEPGDVFVLTTDGITDGLSRPGIEGVVKTGPKNGKTLSRLLIDEAMFNSGRDNLTALVIEIAE; encoded by the coding sequence ATGAGCGAATCAACGGCCAGCCCTGAAACCCTCCGCTTATCCTGGTCCGGCATGACTCATCCGGGCCGGTTTCGCAAAAATAACGAAGATGCCTTTTTAGCGCTGACCGTCGACCCCCAGGAGATGCGCCTGCTGGGTAAAGATGGCTCCGCACCGATGGACGGCTGCGACTTTATCTTTGCCGTCAGTGACGGCATGGGGGGTGCCAACGCCGGTGAGTTTGCCAGCCGGGTAGCCATTGACCGGATTTCGCACACTCTGCCGCGCAGCTTCTGGCTCGGAGCCATGGGGATGCGCCGTGGGGCCGGTGAGTGGCTGGATAATCTTTTTACCGAGATCCATGCCGAGATGGGTAAAATGAGCCTTGTCTACCCGGAGTGCCGCGGGATGGGTGCCACCCTGAGCATGTGCTGGTTTGCGCCGGGGCGGATGACCTTTGCCCATGTCGGTGACAGTCGCATCTACTACATGCCAAAGGACGGCGAGCTTCGCCAGATCAGCGAAGACCATACCCATGTCGGCTGGCTCCTGCGCACGGGGCAGATCACGGAGTCGCAGGCTCGTTTTCATCCCGGTAAGAGCGGCCTCCAGCAGGTGCTCGGCGGTAACGTCAGTAACCCTGATCCGCAGATCGGCGCCGTTGACTACGAGCCGGGGGATGTCTTTGTCCTGACGACTGATGGCATCACCGACGGGCTTTCGCGGCCCGGCATCGAGGGAGTGGTCAAAACGGGTCCCAAGAACGGCAAGACCCTTTCGCGCCTCCTGATCGACGAGGCGATGTTCAACTCCGGCCGCGATAACCTCACCGCCCTCGTCATCGAGATCGCGGAGTGA
- the pstB gene encoding phosphate ABC transporter ATP-binding protein PstB yields MESSPTANPDAAPQEQPETLIKIEHFDFYYGQNQALKDINLTVNPNSVTALIGPSGCGKTTLLRCLNRLNDLTDSARVAGGRILIGGYDIYDRSIDVIELRKKVGMVFQKSNPFPKSIYDNIAYGMRIQGVHHRDRLDETVEKCLRAAALWDEVKDRLNDSAMTLSGGQQQRLCIARALAVEPEILLMDEPCSALDPVATSKVEELIHSLRLDYTIVIVTHNMQQAARVSDHTAFFYLGRLVEHNVTEAIFMNPKDPQTEAYVSGRFG; encoded by the coding sequence ATGGAATCCTCCCCGACAGCAAACCCGGACGCCGCCCCTCAGGAGCAGCCAGAGACGCTGATCAAGATCGAGCACTTCGACTTCTACTACGGGCAGAATCAGGCGCTCAAGGACATCAATCTGACCGTAAACCCGAACAGTGTGACGGCCCTAATCGGCCCCTCCGGCTGTGGTAAGACCACCCTGCTGCGCTGCCTCAACCGCCTCAACGATCTCACCGACTCCGCCCGCGTAGCCGGTGGGCGCATCCTGATCGGCGGCTACGACATCTACGACCGCAGCATCGATGTCATCGAGCTGCGCAAAAAGGTCGGGATGGTCTTCCAGAAGTCCAACCCCTTCCCCAAGTCGATCTACGACAATATCGCCTACGGGATGCGCATCCAGGGGGTTCATCACCGCGACCGGCTCGACGAAACCGTCGAGAAGTGCCTCCGCGCGGCCGCTCTGTGGGACGAGGTAAAAGACCGTCTCAACGACAGCGCGATGACCCTCTCAGGTGGCCAGCAACAGCGCCTGTGTATCGCTCGCGCCCTCGCCGTGGAGCCGGAAATCCTGCTCATGGACGAGCCCTGCTCGGCGCTCGACCCCGTCGCCACCTCCAAGGTCGAGGAGCTGATCCACTCCCTGCGGCTGGACTATACGATCGTCATCGTGACCCATAATATGCAGCAGGCAGCCCGCGTCAGCGACCACACCGCATTTTTCTATCTGGGGCGCCTCGTCGAGCACAACGTAACCGAGGCCATCTTTATGAACCCCAAAGACCCCCAAACCGAGGCCTACGTCAGCGGCCGCTTCGGTTAA
- the pstA gene encoding phosphate ABC transporter permease PstA, whose translation MKTSLSEPAHNPFLPRPSTTRRVELVVRWGLRGLTYFILLCISTILLTIAIKGSQAVFQAEWPYINVEFLTQAPETLHVFEADGKTHELSDSQFRATYEANGLTPPPDRTYAHAGGGIFPAIIGTLLLVAGAMTIAMLLGIASAIFLSEYGSSGPLLRLIRLSILNLAGVPSIVYGLFGFGLFVIFLDWNISLLAGWFTLAFMVLPVIISASEEALRSVPTGFREASLALGATRWTMIRTSVLPYALPGILTSSILGIARVAGETAPIMFTAAYLLRDQLPWEGLDHWYDFFFQGVMALPYHLYVVSAKLPQNAYTERMQYGTAFVFLIIVAVMALTSILLRIKIRSRHNW comes from the coding sequence GTGAAAACGTCCCTCTCAGAGCCAGCCCACAACCCGTTCCTGCCGCGTCCCTCGACCACGCGGCGGGTCGAGCTGGTGGTGCGCTGGGGACTGCGGGGGCTGACGTACTTTATCCTGCTGTGCATATCGACGATTCTTCTGACGATTGCCATCAAGGGCTCGCAGGCGGTTTTCCAGGCCGAGTGGCCGTACATCAACGTGGAGTTCCTCACCCAGGCCCCGGAGACGCTCCATGTCTTTGAAGCCGACGGCAAGACCCACGAGCTGAGCGACTCGCAGTTCCGGGCCACCTACGAGGCAAACGGCCTCACTCCCCCGCCGGACCGCACCTATGCGCATGCCGGTGGCGGTATTTTCCCGGCGATTATCGGCACCCTGCTTCTTGTGGCCGGTGCCATGACCATCGCCATGCTGCTGGGTATCGCCAGCGCGATCTTCCTGAGCGAGTACGGCAGCAGCGGCCCGCTGCTGCGCCTCATCCGCCTGTCCATCCTCAACTTGGCGGGTGTGCCGTCAATCGTGTACGGGCTGTTCGGCTTCGGGCTGTTCGTGATTTTCCTGGACTGGAATATCTCGCTCCTGGCGGGGTGGTTCACCCTGGCCTTTATGGTGCTCCCGGTTATCATCTCTGCCAGTGAGGAGGCCCTGCGCAGCGTGCCCACGGGATTCCGGGAAGCCTCTCTGGCACTCGGCGCCACCCGCTGGACCATGATCCGGACCAGCGTGCTGCCCTACGCCCTGCCGGGTATCCTCACCTCGTCTATTCTCGGCATCGCCCGGGTGGCCGGAGAAACCGCTCCCATCATGTTCACCGCCGCCTACCTGCTGCGCGACCAGCTCCCCTGGGAGGGGCTCGACCATTGGTACGACTTTTTCTTCCAGGGTGTGATGGCCCTGCCCTACCACCTCTATGTCGTCAGCGCCAAGCTCCCGCAGAACGCCTACACCGAGCGCATGCAGTACGGCACGGCCTTTGTCTTTCTGATCATCGTCGCCGTCATGGCGTTGACCTCCATCCTACTGCGGATCAAGATCCGCTCCCGCCACAACTGGTAA